In Dromaius novaehollandiae isolate bDroNov1 chromosome 3, bDroNov1.hap1, whole genome shotgun sequence, the following are encoded in one genomic region:
- the IFT172 gene encoding intraflagellar transport protein 172 homolog isoform X2: MRLRHVRTLLPPQDGAARVGCLAWSGSSARFAVCTAERVVLLYDEQGERRDKFSTKPADAKYGRRSYAVRGMAFSPDSSKLAVGQTDNIVYVYHIGQQWGDKKVICNKFIQTSAVTCLLWPAENIIVFGLAEGKVRLANTKSNKSSTIYGTDSYVVSLTSNLSGKGILSGHADGTIVRFFFDDEGSGESQGKLVVHPCPPYALAWASNSIVAAGCDKKIVAYGKEGNVIQSFDYSRDSSEKEFTTAAVSPGGQAVVIGSYDRLRVLNWSPRRNAWEEAKPKEIAHLYTITALAWKRDGSRICVGTLCGGVEQFDCCLRRSVYKNKFEMTYVGPSQVIVKNLSTGTRVVLKSHYGYEIDEVKILGKERYLVAHTSDTLLLGDISSNKLSEVAWQGSGGNEKFFFDNENVCMIFNAGELTLVEYGSNDILGSVRTEFMNPHLVSVRINERRQRGMEVNKRLAYLIDIKTIATVDLVGGYNAGTISHDSKIEWLELNETGHKLLFRDKKMRLQLYDIERSTKTTILNYCSYVQWVPGSDVVVAQNRNSLCIWYNIDAPERVTMFPLKGDIVDLERNDGKTEVIVTEGVNTVSYTLDEGLIEFGTAIDDGDYHRATAFLETLEMSTETEAMWKTLSRLALEARQLHIAERCFAALGNMAKARFLHETNAIADQAAREHGGDGTDHYLVRARLAMLEKNYKLAEMIFLEQNATEEAMDMYQELHMWDECIVVAEAKGHPMLDKLRKGYYQWLLNTQQEEKAGEVQEAQGDYLAAISLYLRAGLPAKAARLAMSRDELLTNGDVINRISAALIRGELYEQAGDLFEKVGNPRKALECYCKGSAFLKAVELARLAFPAEVVKLEEAWGDHLVQQKQLDAAINHYIEARCSVKAIEAALGARQWKKAIYILDLQDKQTSAKYYLKIAQHYAALQEYQVAEELYIKGDQTKEAIDMYTQAGLWEQAHKLAIRCMSQEDVSVLYITQAQEMEKQGRYKEAERLYITIDEPDLAITMYKKCKMYDEMVCLVAKYHKDLLGDTHLHLAKELEAEGRLQEAEYHYLEAKDWKATVNMYRMNNMWDEAYRVAKAHGGANSYKHVAYMWAKSLGGEAAVKLLNKFGLLEMAIDHAADSGVFEFAFELARLSMKQKMREIHLKYAMFLEDEGKFEEAEAEFIKAGKPKEAVLMFVHNQNWDAAQRVAEAHDPDSVADVLVGQARFAFEQRDFQKAEAFLLRAQRPELAIKYYKEAGMWSEALQICKEYVPSRLEALQEECSREAAKKGSRGTEGLLEQARKWEQAGEYARAVDCYLKVQDPSNSVLMEKCLLKAAELAIKFLGQSQSMEVTRTVAPQLVAMKKYSAAAELYLNLDLVREAIDAFIEGEEWNKAKRVAKELDPRSEEYVDQRYKEFLKNQGKVDSLVGIDVMAALDVYAEREQWEKCLEVAAKQNYKVLHKYVALYATHLIREGSWDKALSLYVHHGAPANPQNFNIYKRLFVEMVNASGMNCAEAYSSWAHLRDVLFNLSENLVKSSEANTPAHEEFETMLLISHYYATRSAAQGVKQLDTVAAKLSISLLRHTEFIPADKAFYEAGTAAKAVNWENMAFIFLNRFLDLSDAIEEGNLDSLDHSDFQRTDIPFEVPLPAQQHVPEEKREEARDWVLAMSMDQRLEQVLPQDERGTYEASLVAASTGLRALPCVLTGYPVLRNKIEFKRPGRETNKDTWNKFLMAVKTSHSPTCQDVLKFLSQWCGGLPSTSFSFQ; encoded by the exons AGTGCCGTGACCTGCTTATTGTGGCCAGCGGAGAATATCATTGTCTTTGGTCTCGCCGAAGGAAAG GTTCGTTTAGCAAATACAAAGAGTAACAAGTCCTCCACCATTTATGGGACAGATTCCTATGTGGTCTCGCTAACTTCCAA tctgtcgGGGAAGGGAATCCTCTCTGGCCATGCAGATGGAACCATAGTGCGCTTCTTCTTTGATGATGAGGGCTCAGGTGAATCACAG GGTAAGTTGGTGGTGCATCCCTGTCCTCCTTATGCCCTTGCCTGGGCTTCCAACAGCATTGTGGCTGCAGGCTGTGACAAGAAGATAGTAGCTTATGGGAAGGAAGGTAATGTGATTCAAAGCTTTGACTATAGCCGGGACTCCTCGGAGAAGGAATTCACCACAGCGGCCGTGAGTCCTGGTGGCCAGGCTGTCGTCATCGGCAGCTATGATAG GTTAAGGGTATTGAACTGGAGCCCACGCCGCAATGCTTGGGAGGAAGCCAAGCCCAAAGAAATAGCTCACCTCTACACCATCACAGCTTTGGCGTGGAAGAGGGATGGTTCACGGATCTGTGTG GGCACTCTGTGTGGAGGAGTTGAACAATTTGACTGCTGCCTTCGCAGAAGcgtttacaaaaataaatttgaaatgacGTATGTGGGACCAAGCCAG GTCATTGTGAAGAACCTTTCAACAGGAACTCGAGTTGTGTTGAAATCCCACTATGGTTATGAGATCGATGAGGTGAAGATCTTAGGAAAAGAGAGATATCTGGTGGCCCATACTTCAGACACATTGCTGCTGGGTGACATCAGCTCCAACAAACTCAGTGAG GTAGCCTGGCAAGGATCTGGAGGGAACGAGAAGTTCTTCTTCGACAATGAAAAT GTCTGCATGATCTTTAATGCTGGGGAGCTGACGCTGGTGGAATATGGAAGCAACGACATCCTGGGGTCCGTCCGCACAGAGTTCATGAACCCGCATCTTGTCAG TGTTCGTATCAATGAAAGACGGCAGAGAGGCATGGAGGTGAACAAGAGACTGGCTTATTTGATAGACATCAAGACTATAGCAACAG tGGACCTTGTTGGTGGCTACAATGCTGGTACCATCAGCCATGACAGCAAGATTGAATGGCTGGAGCTGAATGAAACAGGCCACAAGCTACTCTTCAGGGACAAGAAGATGAGG TTGCAGCTCTATGATATTGAAAGAAGCACCAAGACTACTATTTTGAACTATTGCTCCTATGTGCAGTGGGTTCCAGGCAGTGATGTGGTGGTGGCTCAGAACAGAAACAGCCTCTGCATTTGGTATAACATTGATGCTCCAGAGCGAGTCACCATGTTTCCTCTGAAG GGGGATATTGTAGACTTGGAAAGGAACGATGGGAAGACTGAAGTGATAGTAACCGAAGGTGTGAACACGGTGTCCTATACCCTGGATGAAGGCCTTATAGAGTTTGGAACTGCCATTGATGATGGGGATTACCACAG GGCTACTGCATTTTTGGAGACACTGGAAATGTCCACGGAGACTGAAGCCATGTGGAAGACGCTAAGCAGGCTGGCTTTGGAAGCTAGACAACTGCACATTGCGGAGAG GTGCTTTGCAGCTTTGGGCAACATGGCAAAAGCTCGATTTCTGCATGAAACCAATGCCATTGCAGACCAGGCAGCTCGAGAGCAT GGCGGGGACGGCACAGACCATTACCTGGTGCGTGCCCGCTTGGCCATGCTGGAGAAGAACTACAAGCTGGCAGAGATGATCTTCCTGGAACAA AACGCCACAGAGGAGGCCATGGACATGTATCAGGAGCTGCACATGTGGGATGAATGCATTGTGGTCGCCGAGGCCAAG GGACACCCGATGCTGGATAAGCTGCGTAAGGGCTACTACCAGTGGCTGCTGAAcacgcagcaggaggagaaggctgGGGAGGTCCAGGAGGCACAGGGAGACTACCTGGCAGCAATCAGCCTGTACCTGCGAGCGGGGCTGCCCGCCAAGGCGGCACGGCTGGCCATGAGCAGGGACGAGCTCCTGACCAACGGGGATGTCATCAACAGGATCTCCGCAGCACTGATCAGAGGGGAGTTATATGAACAG GCTGGAGACCTGTTTGAGAAGGTCGGGAACCCACGGAAGGCTCTGGAGTGCTACTGCAAGGGCAGCGCCTTTCTGAAAG CGGTGGAGCTGGCTCGCCTGGCGTTTCCTGCAGAAGTGGTGAAGCTGGAGGAGGCCTGGGGAGACCATCTGGTGCAGCAGAAACAGCTGGATGCTGCCATTAACCATTACATTGAAGCCAG GTGCTCCGTTAAGGCCATTGAAGCAGCCTTGGGAGCCCGGCAGTGGAAGAAGGCTATCTACATTCTGGACTTGCAGGACAAACAGACATCAGCCAAATACTATCTCAAGATCGCCCAGCACTATGCAGCCTTGCAGGAGTATCAG GTCGCGGAGGAGCTGTACATCAAAGGAGACCAGACCAAGGAGGCCATTGACATGTACACACAGGCCGGGCTCTGGGAACAGGCTCACAAG CTGGCAATCAGGTGTATGAGTCAGGAAGATGTGTCTGTGCTCTACATAACCCAGGCCCAGGAAATGGAGAAGCAGGGCAGGTACAAAGAAGCAGAGAG GCTGTATATCACCATAGATGAACCTGATTTGGCCATCACCATGTACAAGAAGTGTAAGATGTACGATGAGATGGTTTGCCTGGTAGCCAAATACCACAAGGACTTACTGGGTGACACTCACCTGCACCTGGCCAAG gagctggaggcGGAGGGACGTTTACAGGAGGCTGAGTACCACTACCTAGAAGCTAAGGACTGGAAGGCCACAGTAAACATGTACAGAATGAATAACATGTGGGATGAAGCTTACAGG GTGGCCAAGGCACACGGTGGGGCAAACTCCTATAAGCACGTGGCCTACATGTGGGCAAAGAGCCTGGGTGGAGAGGCAGCTGTGAAACTCCTCAATAAATTTGGACTTCTGGAGATGGCCATTGACCATGCAGCAGACAGTGG tgtCTTTGAATTTGCTTTTGAGCTGGCCCGCCTCTCCATGAAGCAGAAGATGCGAGAGATCCACTTAAAGTATGCCATGTTCCTAGAAGATGAG GGCAAGTTTGAAGAGGCTGAAGCAGAGTTCATTAAAGCTGGGAAACCCAAGGAGGCAGTGCTGAT GTTTGTGCACAACCAGAACTGGGATGCTGCACAGCGCGTGGCCGAGGCTCATGACCCAGACAGCGTGGCTGATGTGCTTGTGGGACAAGCACGTTTTGCCTTTGAGCAAAGAGACTTCCAGAAAGCAGAGGCCTTCCTCCTGCGAGCACAGAGACCTGAACTGGCAATAAAGTACTACAAG GAGGCTGGCATGTGGAGCGAGGCCCTGCAGATCTGCAAGGAGTATGTGCCTAGTCGGCTGGAAGCGCTACAGGAGGAGtgcagcagggaggctgccaAGAAAGGCTCCAG AGGAACAGAAGGGCTGCTGGAGCAGGCACGGAAGTGGGAGCAGGCTGGGGAATATGCCAGGGCGGTGGACTGCTACCTGAAGGTGCAGGATCCCAGCAACAGCGTCCTGATGGAGAAGTGCTTGCTGAAG GCAGCCGAGCTGGCCATTAAGTTCTTGGGCCAGTCACAGAGTATGGAGGTGACACGGACTGTGGCTCCTCAGCTGGTGGCCATGAAGAAATACAGTGCG gcagcagagctctACCTCAACTTGGACCTCGTACGAGAAGCTATTGATGCCTTCATTGAAGGGGAGGAATGGAACAAGGCCAAACGCGTGGCCAAGGAGTTGGACCCCAG GTCAGAGGAGTATGTGGACCAGCGTTACAAGGAGTTTCTAAAGAACCAAGGAAAGGTCGATTCG CTTGTGGGAATAGATGTCATGGCTGCTCTGGACGTGTATGCAgagcgggagcagtgggagaagTGCCTCGAGGTTGCAGCTAAGCAG AACTACAAAGTCCTGCACAAGTACGTAGCTCTGTATGCAACCCACCTCATCCGGGAGGGCAGCTGGGACAAAGCCCTGAGCCTGTATGTCCACCATGGAGCACCTGCCAACCCCCAG AATTTCAACATTTACAAGCGTCTCTTTGTGGAGATGGTGAATGCCTCTGGCATGAACTGTGCCGAGGCCTACTCCAGCTGGGCTCACCTGCGTGACGTTCTCTTCAATTTG aGTGAAAACTTGGTAAAGTCCAGTGAAGCAAACACTCCAGCACACGAGGAGTTTGAGACCATGCTGTTGATATCACACTACTACGCCACCCGCTCTGCTGCGCAGGGTGTGAAGCAGCTG GACACTGTGGCTGCCAAGCTGTCCATTTCCCTGCTGCGCCACACCGAGTTCATTCCTGCCGACAAGGCCTTCTATGAAGCTGGGACAGCAGCCAAG GCAGTCAACTGGGAGAACATGGCATTCATCTTCCTGAACCGCTTCCTGGACCTTTCAGAT GCCATTGAGGAGGGGAACCTGGACTCCCTGGACCACTCTGACTTCCAGAGGACGGACATCCCCTTCGAGGTGCCGCTGCCAGCCCAGCAGCACGTGCCT GAGGAGAAGCGGGAGGAGGCCCGGGACTGGGTGCTCGCCATGTCCATGGACCAGCGGCTGGAGCAGGTGCTGCCGCAGGACGAGCGCGGCACCTACGAAGCCTCGCTCGTGGCAGCGAGCACGGGGCTGCGCGCCCTGCCCTGCGTGCTTACAG GGTATCCCGTGCTAAGGAACAAGATCGAGTTCAAGCGGCCGGGCCGAGAAACCAACAAAGACACCTGGAACAAGTTTCTGATGGCTGTCAAG ACATCCCACAGCCCTACGTGCCAAGACGTGCTCAAGTTCCTCAGCCAGTGGTGTGGGGGGCTCCCGAGCACCAGCTTCTCCTTCCAGTGA
- the IFT172 gene encoding intraflagellar transport protein 172 homolog isoform X1 — MRLRHVRTLLPPQDGAARVGCLAWSGSSARFAVCTAERVVLLYDEQGERRDKFSTKPADAKYGRRSYAVRGMAFSPDSSKLAVGQTDNIVYVYHIGQQWGDKKVICNKFIQTSAVTCLLWPAENIIVFGLAEGKVRLANTKSNKSSTIYGTDSYVVSLTSNLSGKGILSGHADGTIVRFFFDDEGSGESQGKLVVHPCPPYALAWASNSIVAAGCDKKIVAYGKEGNVIQSFDYSRDSSEKEFTTAAVSPGGQAVVIGSYDRLRVLNWSPRRNAWEEAKPKEIAHLYTITALAWKRDGSRICVGTLCGGVEQFDCCLRRSVYKNKFEMTYVGPSQVIVKNLSTGTRVVLKSHYGYEIDEVKILGKERYLVAHTSDTLLLGDISSNKLSEVAWQGSGGNEKFFFDNENVCMIFNAGELTLVEYGSNDILGSVRTEFMNPHLVSVRINERRQRGMEVNKRLAYLIDIKTIATVDLVGGYNAGTISHDSKIEWLELNETGHKLLFRDKKMRLQLYDIERSTKTTILNYCSYVQWVPGSDVVVAQNRNSLCIWYNIDAPERVTMFPLKGDIVDLERNDGKTEVIVTEGVNTVSYTLDEGLIEFGTAIDDGDYHRATAFLETLEMSTETEAMWKTLSRLALEARQLHIAERCFAALGNMAKARFLHETNAIADQAAREHGGDGTDHYLVRARLAMLEKNYKLAEMIFLEQNATEEAMDMYQELHMWDECIVVAEAKGHPMLDKLRKGYYQWLLNTQQEEKAGEVQEAQGDYLAAISLYLRAGLPAKAARLAMSRDELLTNGDVINRISAALIRGELYEQAGDLFEKVGNPRKALECYCKGSAFLKAVELARLAFPAEVVKLEEAWGDHLVQQKQLDAAINHYIEARCSVKAIEAALGARQWKKAIYILDLQDKQTSAKYYLKIAQHYAALQEYQVAEELYIKGDQTKEAIDMYTQAGLWEQAHKLAIRCMSQEDVSVLYITQAQEMEKQGRYKEAERLYITIDEPDLAITMYKKCKMYDEMVCLVAKYHKDLLGDTHLHLAKELEAEGRLQEAEYHYLEAKDWKATVNMYRMNNMWDEAYRVAKAHGGANSYKHVAYMWAKSLGGEAAVKLLNKFGLLEMAIDHAADSGVFEFAFELARLSMKQKMREIHLKYAMFLEDEGKFEEAEAEFIKAGKPKEAVLMFVHNQNWDAAQRVAEAHDPDSVADVLVGQARFAFEQRDFQKAEAFLLRAQRPELAIKYYKEAGMWSEALQICKEYVPSRLEALQEECSREAAKKGSRGTEGLLEQARKWEQAGEYARAVDCYLKVQDPSNSVLMEKCLLKAAELAIKFLGQSQSMEVTRTVAPQLVAMKKYSAAAELYLNLDLVREAIDAFIEGEEWNKAKRVAKELDPRSEEYVDQRYKEFLKNQGKVDSLVGIDVMAALDVYAEREQWEKCLEVAAKQNYKVLHKYVALYATHLIREGSWDKALSLYVHHGAPANPQNFNIYKRLFVEMVNASGMNCAEAYSSWAHLRDVLFNLSENLVKSSEANTPAHEEFETMLLISHYYATRSAAQGVKQLDTVAAKLSISLLRHTEFIPADKAFYEAGTAAKAVNWENMAFIFLNRFLDLSDAIEEGNLDSLDHSDFQRTDIPFEVPLPAQQHVPPCTRVQHTPEQPAAVQPAVPGGALASVPQEEKREEARDWVLAMSMDQRLEQVLPQDERGTYEASLVAASTGLRALPCVLTGYPVLRNKIEFKRPGRETNKDTWNKFLMAVKTSHSPTCQDVLKFLSQWCGGLPSTSFSFQ; from the exons AGTGCCGTGACCTGCTTATTGTGGCCAGCGGAGAATATCATTGTCTTTGGTCTCGCCGAAGGAAAG GTTCGTTTAGCAAATACAAAGAGTAACAAGTCCTCCACCATTTATGGGACAGATTCCTATGTGGTCTCGCTAACTTCCAA tctgtcgGGGAAGGGAATCCTCTCTGGCCATGCAGATGGAACCATAGTGCGCTTCTTCTTTGATGATGAGGGCTCAGGTGAATCACAG GGTAAGTTGGTGGTGCATCCCTGTCCTCCTTATGCCCTTGCCTGGGCTTCCAACAGCATTGTGGCTGCAGGCTGTGACAAGAAGATAGTAGCTTATGGGAAGGAAGGTAATGTGATTCAAAGCTTTGACTATAGCCGGGACTCCTCGGAGAAGGAATTCACCACAGCGGCCGTGAGTCCTGGTGGCCAGGCTGTCGTCATCGGCAGCTATGATAG GTTAAGGGTATTGAACTGGAGCCCACGCCGCAATGCTTGGGAGGAAGCCAAGCCCAAAGAAATAGCTCACCTCTACACCATCACAGCTTTGGCGTGGAAGAGGGATGGTTCACGGATCTGTGTG GGCACTCTGTGTGGAGGAGTTGAACAATTTGACTGCTGCCTTCGCAGAAGcgtttacaaaaataaatttgaaatgacGTATGTGGGACCAAGCCAG GTCATTGTGAAGAACCTTTCAACAGGAACTCGAGTTGTGTTGAAATCCCACTATGGTTATGAGATCGATGAGGTGAAGATCTTAGGAAAAGAGAGATATCTGGTGGCCCATACTTCAGACACATTGCTGCTGGGTGACATCAGCTCCAACAAACTCAGTGAG GTAGCCTGGCAAGGATCTGGAGGGAACGAGAAGTTCTTCTTCGACAATGAAAAT GTCTGCATGATCTTTAATGCTGGGGAGCTGACGCTGGTGGAATATGGAAGCAACGACATCCTGGGGTCCGTCCGCACAGAGTTCATGAACCCGCATCTTGTCAG TGTTCGTATCAATGAAAGACGGCAGAGAGGCATGGAGGTGAACAAGAGACTGGCTTATTTGATAGACATCAAGACTATAGCAACAG tGGACCTTGTTGGTGGCTACAATGCTGGTACCATCAGCCATGACAGCAAGATTGAATGGCTGGAGCTGAATGAAACAGGCCACAAGCTACTCTTCAGGGACAAGAAGATGAGG TTGCAGCTCTATGATATTGAAAGAAGCACCAAGACTACTATTTTGAACTATTGCTCCTATGTGCAGTGGGTTCCAGGCAGTGATGTGGTGGTGGCTCAGAACAGAAACAGCCTCTGCATTTGGTATAACATTGATGCTCCAGAGCGAGTCACCATGTTTCCTCTGAAG GGGGATATTGTAGACTTGGAAAGGAACGATGGGAAGACTGAAGTGATAGTAACCGAAGGTGTGAACACGGTGTCCTATACCCTGGATGAAGGCCTTATAGAGTTTGGAACTGCCATTGATGATGGGGATTACCACAG GGCTACTGCATTTTTGGAGACACTGGAAATGTCCACGGAGACTGAAGCCATGTGGAAGACGCTAAGCAGGCTGGCTTTGGAAGCTAGACAACTGCACATTGCGGAGAG GTGCTTTGCAGCTTTGGGCAACATGGCAAAAGCTCGATTTCTGCATGAAACCAATGCCATTGCAGACCAGGCAGCTCGAGAGCAT GGCGGGGACGGCACAGACCATTACCTGGTGCGTGCCCGCTTGGCCATGCTGGAGAAGAACTACAAGCTGGCAGAGATGATCTTCCTGGAACAA AACGCCACAGAGGAGGCCATGGACATGTATCAGGAGCTGCACATGTGGGATGAATGCATTGTGGTCGCCGAGGCCAAG GGACACCCGATGCTGGATAAGCTGCGTAAGGGCTACTACCAGTGGCTGCTGAAcacgcagcaggaggagaaggctgGGGAGGTCCAGGAGGCACAGGGAGACTACCTGGCAGCAATCAGCCTGTACCTGCGAGCGGGGCTGCCCGCCAAGGCGGCACGGCTGGCCATGAGCAGGGACGAGCTCCTGACCAACGGGGATGTCATCAACAGGATCTCCGCAGCACTGATCAGAGGGGAGTTATATGAACAG GCTGGAGACCTGTTTGAGAAGGTCGGGAACCCACGGAAGGCTCTGGAGTGCTACTGCAAGGGCAGCGCCTTTCTGAAAG CGGTGGAGCTGGCTCGCCTGGCGTTTCCTGCAGAAGTGGTGAAGCTGGAGGAGGCCTGGGGAGACCATCTGGTGCAGCAGAAACAGCTGGATGCTGCCATTAACCATTACATTGAAGCCAG GTGCTCCGTTAAGGCCATTGAAGCAGCCTTGGGAGCCCGGCAGTGGAAGAAGGCTATCTACATTCTGGACTTGCAGGACAAACAGACATCAGCCAAATACTATCTCAAGATCGCCCAGCACTATGCAGCCTTGCAGGAGTATCAG GTCGCGGAGGAGCTGTACATCAAAGGAGACCAGACCAAGGAGGCCATTGACATGTACACACAGGCCGGGCTCTGGGAACAGGCTCACAAG CTGGCAATCAGGTGTATGAGTCAGGAAGATGTGTCTGTGCTCTACATAACCCAGGCCCAGGAAATGGAGAAGCAGGGCAGGTACAAAGAAGCAGAGAG GCTGTATATCACCATAGATGAACCTGATTTGGCCATCACCATGTACAAGAAGTGTAAGATGTACGATGAGATGGTTTGCCTGGTAGCCAAATACCACAAGGACTTACTGGGTGACACTCACCTGCACCTGGCCAAG gagctggaggcGGAGGGACGTTTACAGGAGGCTGAGTACCACTACCTAGAAGCTAAGGACTGGAAGGCCACAGTAAACATGTACAGAATGAATAACATGTGGGATGAAGCTTACAGG GTGGCCAAGGCACACGGTGGGGCAAACTCCTATAAGCACGTGGCCTACATGTGGGCAAAGAGCCTGGGTGGAGAGGCAGCTGTGAAACTCCTCAATAAATTTGGACTTCTGGAGATGGCCATTGACCATGCAGCAGACAGTGG tgtCTTTGAATTTGCTTTTGAGCTGGCCCGCCTCTCCATGAAGCAGAAGATGCGAGAGATCCACTTAAAGTATGCCATGTTCCTAGAAGATGAG GGCAAGTTTGAAGAGGCTGAAGCAGAGTTCATTAAAGCTGGGAAACCCAAGGAGGCAGTGCTGAT GTTTGTGCACAACCAGAACTGGGATGCTGCACAGCGCGTGGCCGAGGCTCATGACCCAGACAGCGTGGCTGATGTGCTTGTGGGACAAGCACGTTTTGCCTTTGAGCAAAGAGACTTCCAGAAAGCAGAGGCCTTCCTCCTGCGAGCACAGAGACCTGAACTGGCAATAAAGTACTACAAG GAGGCTGGCATGTGGAGCGAGGCCCTGCAGATCTGCAAGGAGTATGTGCCTAGTCGGCTGGAAGCGCTACAGGAGGAGtgcagcagggaggctgccaAGAAAGGCTCCAG AGGAACAGAAGGGCTGCTGGAGCAGGCACGGAAGTGGGAGCAGGCTGGGGAATATGCCAGGGCGGTGGACTGCTACCTGAAGGTGCAGGATCCCAGCAACAGCGTCCTGATGGAGAAGTGCTTGCTGAAG GCAGCCGAGCTGGCCATTAAGTTCTTGGGCCAGTCACAGAGTATGGAGGTGACACGGACTGTGGCTCCTCAGCTGGTGGCCATGAAGAAATACAGTGCG gcagcagagctctACCTCAACTTGGACCTCGTACGAGAAGCTATTGATGCCTTCATTGAAGGGGAGGAATGGAACAAGGCCAAACGCGTGGCCAAGGAGTTGGACCCCAG GTCAGAGGAGTATGTGGACCAGCGTTACAAGGAGTTTCTAAAGAACCAAGGAAAGGTCGATTCG CTTGTGGGAATAGATGTCATGGCTGCTCTGGACGTGTATGCAgagcgggagcagtgggagaagTGCCTCGAGGTTGCAGCTAAGCAG AACTACAAAGTCCTGCACAAGTACGTAGCTCTGTATGCAACCCACCTCATCCGGGAGGGCAGCTGGGACAAAGCCCTGAGCCTGTATGTCCACCATGGAGCACCTGCCAACCCCCAG AATTTCAACATTTACAAGCGTCTCTTTGTGGAGATGGTGAATGCCTCTGGCATGAACTGTGCCGAGGCCTACTCCAGCTGGGCTCACCTGCGTGACGTTCTCTTCAATTTG aGTGAAAACTTGGTAAAGTCCAGTGAAGCAAACACTCCAGCACACGAGGAGTTTGAGACCATGCTGTTGATATCACACTACTACGCCACCCGCTCTGCTGCGCAGGGTGTGAAGCAGCTG GACACTGTGGCTGCCAAGCTGTCCATTTCCCTGCTGCGCCACACCGAGTTCATTCCTGCCGACAAGGCCTTCTATGAAGCTGGGACAGCAGCCAAG GCAGTCAACTGGGAGAACATGGCATTCATCTTCCTGAACCGCTTCCTGGACCTTTCAGAT GCCATTGAGGAGGGGAACCTGGACTCCCTGGACCACTCTGACTTCCAGAGGACGGACATCCCCTTCGAGGTGCCGCTGCCAGCCCAGCAGCACGTGCCT CCTTGCACACGCGTTCAGCACACCCCTGAGCAGCCTGCGGCGGTGCAGCCTGCGGTTCCAGGCGGTGCCCTGGCCTCTGTCCCGCAGGAGGAGAAGCGGGAGGAGGCCCGGGACTGGGTGCTCGCCATGTCCATGGACCAGCGGCTGGAGCAGGTGCTGCCGCAGGACGAGCGCGGCACCTACGAAGCCTCGCTCGTGGCAGCGAGCACGGGGCTGCGCGCCCTGCCCTGCGTGCTTACAG GGTATCCCGTGCTAAGGAACAAGATCGAGTTCAAGCGGCCGGGCCGAGAAACCAACAAAGACACCTGGAACAAGTTTCTGATGGCTGTCAAG ACATCCCACAGCCCTACGTGCCAAGACGTGCTCAAGTTCCTCAGCCAGTGGTGTGGGGGGCTCCCGAGCACCAGCTTCTCCTTCCAGTGA